In Mycolicibacterium mucogenicum DSM 44124, the following are encoded in one genomic region:
- a CDS encoding FAD-binding protein, with translation MTPETGSAQSVSSFSDEVDVLVVGLGMAGGCAAVEAAASGARVLVLERAAVAGGTTAMAGGHFYLGGGTAVQEATGQEDSAAQMAAYLTAVSKEPVPELINAYCEGSAEHLRWLEALGFEFERSYYPHKAVIQPETQGLMYTGNEQVWPFREQAVPAPRGHKVPVPGDTGGAGMVVKLLVERLGELGAEIRYETGVSALVIDDDRVVGATWKHFGETGAVRAKSVVLATGGFVMNREMLAQHVPRLADDRVFALGSTYDDGSGIRMGQSVGAATKYLDQAFMTAPVYPPATLLTGLIVNRNGDRFVAEDSYHARTSAFALEQPDSVAYLVVDSRHVEMPTMPLVQLIDGWEDVAEMEAALGIPAGRLQSSLDRYNANAARGEDPDFHKAATYLEPQDVGPWAAFDLSLGKAFYSGFTLGGLAISVDGEVLRDDGTAIAGLYAAGACASTIAQDAKGYSSGTQLGAGSFFGRRAGRAAAVAATGAQSR, from the coding sequence ATGACCCCGGAAACCGGATCGGCACAAAGTGTTTCGTCGTTCTCTGACGAGGTCGATGTCCTGGTTGTCGGGCTCGGCATGGCAGGCGGATGCGCAGCGGTCGAGGCAGCCGCGTCGGGCGCCCGCGTGCTCGTGCTCGAACGTGCCGCGGTGGCCGGCGGCACCACCGCGATGGCCGGCGGCCACTTCTACTTAGGCGGTGGCACCGCGGTTCAGGAGGCCACCGGCCAGGAGGACTCAGCCGCTCAGATGGCCGCTTATCTGACCGCGGTCTCGAAAGAGCCTGTGCCGGAACTGATCAACGCCTACTGTGAAGGCAGCGCCGAACATCTCCGATGGCTGGAGGCCCTGGGCTTCGAGTTCGAGCGCAGTTATTACCCGCACAAGGCTGTCATTCAGCCGGAGACACAGGGCTTGATGTACACCGGCAACGAGCAGGTGTGGCCGTTCCGCGAGCAGGCGGTTCCGGCGCCGCGGGGCCACAAGGTCCCGGTACCCGGCGATACCGGCGGCGCGGGCATGGTGGTCAAGCTTCTCGTCGAGCGACTAGGCGAGCTCGGCGCGGAAATCCGTTACGAGACAGGTGTATCCGCACTCGTCATTGATGACGACCGAGTCGTCGGCGCAACGTGGAAGCACTTCGGCGAGACGGGCGCCGTACGGGCGAAGTCCGTCGTCCTGGCCACCGGTGGCTTTGTGATGAACCGCGAGATGCTGGCGCAGCATGTTCCCCGACTGGCCGATGATCGCGTTTTCGCGCTGGGCAGCACCTACGACGACGGCAGCGGTATCCGCATGGGCCAATCGGTCGGCGCCGCGACCAAATACCTGGATCAGGCGTTCATGACCGCGCCGGTGTATCCGCCTGCCACACTGCTCACCGGCCTCATCGTTAATCGCAACGGAGACCGGTTCGTCGCCGAAGACTCTTATCACGCACGAACTTCCGCTTTCGCCCTCGAACAGCCGGACAGTGTCGCGTACCTCGTCGTCGATTCCCGACATGTCGAGATGCCGACGATGCCGTTGGTTCAGTTGATCGATGGGTGGGAAGATGTCGCCGAGATGGAAGCGGCCCTCGGCATACCGGCCGGGCGGTTGCAGTCCTCACTCGACAGGTACAACGCGAACGCGGCACGGGGCGAGGACCCCGATTTCCACAAGGCGGCAACGTATCTGGAGCCCCAGGACGTCGGCCCGTGGGCCGCATTCGACTTGAGTCTGGGCAAGGCGTTCTACAGCGGTTTCACCCTCGGCGGCCTGGCGATCTCCGTCGACGGTGAGGTACTTCGCGACGACGGCACTGCCATTGCCGGCCTCTACGCCGCCGGCGCCTGCGCCTCTACCATCGCGCAGGACGCCAAGGGGTACTCCAGCGGCACCCAGCTGGGTGCCGGTTCATTCTTCGGCCGGCGTGCAGGGCGAGCCGCTGCCGTAGCGGCGACCGGAGCGCAATCCCGGTAG
- a CDS encoding SDR family oxidoreductase, with translation MSTRFEGKTAIVTGASRGIGFAIAQRLVDEGAKVVITARKQEALDAAVETLGGPDVALAVAGRGDDTEHQDAVVAKAVETFGSADLFVNNTGINPVYGPLMDIDMDAARKILEVNVLSALSWVQKVNRAWQGEHGGAIVNVASIAGLRPAPGIAFYGVSKAAVIHLTEELAVELGPNIRVNAVAPAVVKTSFATALYEGREEEVSSHYALKRLGVPEDIGSVVAFLLSDDAGWMTGQTLTIDGGVLLGGGV, from the coding sequence ATGAGCACGCGATTCGAAGGAAAGACCGCGATCGTCACGGGTGCCAGTCGCGGCATCGGTTTCGCCATCGCCCAGCGTCTGGTGGACGAAGGCGCGAAGGTGGTGATCACGGCCCGCAAGCAGGAAGCGCTCGACGCCGCCGTCGAGACCCTCGGCGGACCGGACGTTGCGCTGGCCGTCGCCGGCCGCGGCGACGACACCGAGCATCAGGATGCCGTGGTGGCCAAGGCGGTCGAAACCTTCGGCAGCGCCGACCTTTTCGTCAACAACACCGGCATCAACCCGGTGTACGGACCGCTCATGGACATCGACATGGACGCCGCGCGCAAGATTCTCGAAGTCAACGTGCTGTCGGCGCTCTCGTGGGTGCAGAAGGTGAACCGGGCCTGGCAGGGTGAGCACGGCGGCGCGATCGTCAACGTCGCATCGATCGCTGGGCTGCGACCTGCCCCGGGCATCGCCTTCTACGGCGTCTCGAAGGCCGCGGTCATCCACCTCACCGAGGAGCTGGCCGTCGAGCTGGGCCCGAACATCCGCGTCAACGCCGTCGCACCCGCCGTCGTCAAAACCAGCTTCGCGACCGCGCTCTACGAAGGCCGTGAAGAAGAGGTCAGCTCGCACTATGCGCTGAAACGTCTTGGTGTGCCGGAGGATATCGGCTCGGTGGTGGCGTTCCTGCTGTCGGATGACGCCGGCTGGATGACCGGCCAGACCCTGACGATCGACGGCGGCGTGCTCCTGGGTGGTGGCGTCTGA
- a CDS encoding acyl-CoA dehydrogenase family protein, with the protein MEFAYDAKTNEMVAELTAFMDSHVYPAEKTFHEQLNALDNCWAWDSVPVLTELRAEARSRGLWNLFLPGAKGAGLTNLQYAPLAEITGRSIQLAPAVFNCAAPDTGNMEVLNEFGTDEQQRRWLDPLLAGEIRSAFAMTEPDVASSDATNVELSIVRDGDEYVINGRKWWITGAMNPNCAVFIVMGKTDPSSERHRQQSQILVPRDTPGLEVLRGMEVFGYDDHDHGGHAELRFTDVRVPVSNLIGEEGGGFAIAQARLGPGRIHHCMRAIGVAERAVEMMCQRAASRVAFGKSLAEQGVIRDWIAESRVRIEQLRLLVLKTAWLMDTVGNRGAHTEIQSIKIATPLTVQWILDKAIQVHGAGGVSQDFPLAAMYAGIRTLRFADGPDEVHKNALARTELKKHLAS; encoded by the coding sequence ATGGAATTCGCCTACGACGCCAAGACCAACGAGATGGTCGCCGAACTGACTGCGTTCATGGACAGTCATGTCTATCCGGCCGAGAAGACGTTCCACGAGCAGCTCAATGCCCTGGACAACTGCTGGGCCTGGGACAGCGTTCCGGTGCTCACCGAGCTGCGCGCCGAGGCGCGCAGCCGCGGGTTGTGGAACCTGTTCCTGCCCGGTGCCAAGGGCGCCGGCCTGACCAACCTGCAGTACGCGCCGTTGGCCGAAATCACCGGCCGCAGTATCCAATTGGCACCCGCGGTCTTCAACTGTGCCGCACCGGACACCGGAAACATGGAGGTGCTCAACGAATTCGGCACCGACGAGCAGCAGCGCCGGTGGCTGGATCCGTTGCTGGCGGGCGAGATTCGGTCCGCTTTCGCCATGACCGAACCCGACGTGGCGAGCTCGGACGCCACCAACGTCGAGCTGTCGATCGTTCGGGACGGCGACGAGTACGTGATCAATGGCCGCAAGTGGTGGATCACCGGAGCGATGAATCCCAACTGCGCCGTCTTCATCGTGATGGGCAAGACGGATCCCAGTTCGGAACGTCACCGTCAGCAGTCGCAGATCCTGGTGCCCCGCGACACCCCGGGCCTCGAGGTGCTGCGCGGCATGGAGGTGTTCGGGTACGACGACCACGACCATGGCGGGCACGCCGAGCTGCGCTTCACCGACGTGCGGGTACCGGTGTCCAACCTGATCGGTGAAGAGGGCGGCGGGTTCGCCATCGCCCAGGCACGTCTCGGGCCGGGCCGCATCCACCACTGCATGCGTGCGATCGGCGTCGCCGAGCGTGCCGTCGAGATGATGTGTCAGCGAGCCGCGAGCCGGGTCGCGTTCGGCAAGTCACTGGCCGAGCAGGGCGTGATCCGCGACTGGATCGCCGAATCGCGCGTGCGGATCGAGCAGCTGCGGCTGCTGGTGCTCAAGACTGCCTGGCTGATGGACACCGTCGGAAATCGCGGCGCGCACACCGAGATTCAGTCCATCAAGATCGCCACGCCGCTCACCGTGCAGTGGATTCTGGACAAGGCCATCCAGGTCCACGGCGCCGGCGGGGTGTCCCAAGACTTCCCGCTTGCCGCCATGTACGCGGGCATCCGCACGCTGCGCTTCGCCGACGGGCCCGACGAGGTGCACAAGAACGCCCTCGCCCGCACGGAGCTCAAGAAGCACCTGGCGAGCTGA
- a CDS encoding QsdR family transcriptional regulator, with amino-acid sequence MSAESTTHSPRLGTALSRQAAVDAATRLYLAGEPVDMSALATELGIGRSTLYRLVGNREDLLSTVLAEATERTFRRSVAKVSASNAHPAGADMLLAVMEHFLNSVADAKPLQAVSQREPLLIVRLMLLPGLVEQTAGRLIGELLEAEVAAGRMELPLPAATFGLALIRMCDAHLYAPLLGGGPPEIDTALELVAAFLGHSR; translated from the coding sequence ATGTCCGCAGAATCGACGACGCACTCCCCGCGACTGGGGACGGCATTGAGCCGCCAAGCCGCGGTCGACGCTGCGACCCGGCTGTATCTGGCAGGCGAGCCGGTTGACATGTCGGCGCTTGCCACCGAACTCGGGATCGGCCGGTCAACCCTCTATCGGCTCGTCGGCAATCGGGAAGACCTGCTCAGCACCGTGCTTGCCGAGGCAACGGAACGAACCTTTCGTCGGTCGGTCGCCAAGGTGAGCGCGAGCAACGCGCACCCAGCGGGCGCCGACATGCTCCTGGCGGTGATGGAGCACTTCCTCAACTCGGTCGCCGACGCCAAACCCCTGCAGGCGGTATCGCAACGCGAGCCATTGCTGATCGTGCGGCTCATGCTGCTCCCCGGACTCGTGGAGCAGACGGCCGGACGCCTGATCGGCGAATTGTTGGAGGCCGAAGTGGCCGCCGGCCGGATGGAATTACCGCTTCCCGCAGCCACTTTCGGGCTGGCGCTCATCCGGATGTGCGACGCCCACCTCTACGCCCCACTCTTGGGCGGTGGGCCACCGGAAATCGACACCGCCCTCGAGTTGGTGGCGGCGTTCCTCGGCCACAGCCGCTGA
- a CDS encoding RrF2 family transcriptional regulator has protein sequence MRLTGFSDVGLRILIRLAAEDGRQRISTRQIAEDMQISYTHATKACAHLATSGWLEADRGRGGGLALTAAGRTARLGDVVRSLEDDGDTELVDCSGLDCPLQSACRLRAALAQAKAAFYASLNTTTVADLALPPTRNLLVSLGALAAPIDSRAD, from the coding sequence GTGCGGTTGACCGGTTTCAGTGACGTCGGGCTGCGGATCTTGATCCGGCTCGCCGCCGAAGACGGCCGGCAACGCATTTCGACGCGGCAGATCGCCGAGGACATGCAAATCTCGTACACGCACGCGACCAAAGCGTGTGCGCACCTGGCGACGTCCGGGTGGCTGGAGGCTGACCGCGGTCGCGGCGGCGGGCTTGCCCTCACCGCGGCCGGCCGTACCGCCCGTCTGGGCGACGTGGTGCGGTCGCTGGAAGACGACGGTGACACCGAGCTCGTCGACTGCAGTGGGCTGGATTGCCCACTGCAGTCGGCGTGCCGGCTCCGTGCGGCGCTGGCGCAGGCCAAAGCGGCGTTCTATGCGTCACTGAACACCACCACGGTCGCCGACCTCGCGCTGCCGCCGACCAGGAACCTGCTCGTCAGCCTCGGCGCACTGGCTGCGCCGATCGATTCCCGTGCCGATTGA
- the ygiD gene encoding 4,5-DOPA dioxygenase extradiol: MTGSAELPTIMPAAFIGHGSPMNAVERNQYTAAWTEFGQSVPRPRAILVVSAHWYINATAVTAMAHPRTIHDFYGFPQELFDVQYPAPGLPELADEIAETVKPTWIGSDRDSWGIDHGTWSVLVHAFPDASIPVVQLSINAEKPLEEHVALGAQLAELRSRGVLIVGSGNIVHNLRAMNARLPDSGFDWATRFDDAAADLLTAAPADILRLREHPDFAAAAPTPDHFIPMLYFAGLCAAADTPAHVLVDGYTYGSLSMTSYVVN; encoded by the coding sequence ATGACCGGATCAGCTGAACTGCCCACCATCATGCCCGCCGCGTTCATCGGCCACGGCAGCCCGATGAACGCCGTGGAACGCAACCAGTACACGGCCGCGTGGACGGAGTTCGGCCAGTCGGTGCCACGGCCGCGGGCGATCCTGGTGGTCAGTGCGCACTGGTACATCAACGCCACCGCGGTTACCGCCATGGCCCATCCCCGCACCATCCACGACTTCTACGGCTTCCCGCAGGAGTTGTTCGACGTGCAATACCCGGCACCCGGACTGCCCGAGCTGGCCGACGAGATCGCCGAGACCGTCAAACCGACGTGGATCGGTTCTGACCGGGACAGCTGGGGCATCGACCACGGCACGTGGTCGGTGTTGGTGCACGCCTTCCCGGATGCCTCGATCCCGGTGGTGCAATTGTCGATCAACGCCGAGAAACCGCTGGAGGAACACGTCGCGCTCGGCGCGCAACTGGCCGAATTACGCAGCCGCGGAGTGCTGATCGTCGGCAGTGGCAATATCGTGCACAACCTGCGCGCCATGAACGCGCGGCTTCCCGACAGCGGATTCGATTGGGCCACAAGGTTTGACGACGCGGCAGCCGATCTGCTGACCGCGGCACCGGCCGACATTCTGCGGCTACGGGAACATCCCGACTTCGCCGCCGCCGCGCCGACGCCGGATCATTTCATCCCGATGCTCTATTTCGCCGGGTTGTGCGCAGCCGCCGACACGCCCGCGCACGTGCTCGTCGACGGCTATACCTACGGGTCGCTGTCGATGACGTCGTATGTGGTGAACTGA
- a CDS encoding phosphotransferase family protein — MAAGAHVELPGLDLDRLGAWLSSTVPGAGATLSATLIAGGKSNLTYRVTDGDSSWIVRRPPVGELLATAHDMSREYRMMSALAPTAVPVPVMYGFCDDTSVLGAPFYVMAEIDGTPYRQAAELKDLGAERTRLISERLVDTLVAVHSVDPASVGLTDFGRPEGFLGRQVGRWHKQFLAARTRDLPVMEQLYQALSGRVPADSAPGIVHGDYRLDNVLFDSGDRPAAVIDWELATIGDSLTDLALMVAYGRLAASGNGEVSDVSEAPGFLSEQEIIDRYRVGIDRPLGDFGFYLSLAFFKMAGIFEGIHYRYVNGQTVGDGFSFAGDAVHFLLDAGLNALKEH; from the coding sequence ATGGCCGCCGGCGCACATGTCGAACTGCCGGGGCTGGACCTGGATCGGCTCGGTGCGTGGCTGTCGTCCACCGTGCCCGGTGCCGGCGCCACGCTGTCGGCGACGTTGATCGCCGGTGGCAAATCGAACCTGACTTACCGTGTCACCGATGGTGATTCGTCATGGATCGTCCGTCGTCCGCCGGTCGGTGAACTCCTCGCCACCGCGCACGACATGAGCCGCGAGTACCGGATGATGTCGGCGCTGGCACCCACCGCGGTACCCGTTCCCGTCATGTACGGCTTCTGCGATGACACATCGGTACTTGGCGCCCCCTTCTATGTGATGGCCGAAATCGACGGCACGCCGTACCGGCAAGCCGCCGAACTGAAGGACCTGGGAGCCGAGCGCACCCGCCTCATTTCGGAACGGCTCGTCGACACCCTGGTCGCGGTCCATTCCGTCGATCCCGCATCGGTGGGGCTCACGGACTTCGGCCGGCCCGAAGGCTTCCTCGGGCGCCAGGTCGGGCGGTGGCACAAGCAGTTTCTCGCCGCCCGCACCCGGGACCTGCCCGTCATGGAGCAGCTCTATCAGGCTTTGTCGGGGCGGGTTCCGGCCGACTCGGCACCGGGCATCGTGCACGGTGACTACCGGCTGGACAACGTGCTTTTCGACTCCGGGGACCGTCCTGCCGCGGTGATCGACTGGGAGCTGGCCACCATCGGCGACTCGCTCACCGACTTGGCCTTGATGGTGGCCTACGGGCGGTTGGCCGCATCGGGCAACGGGGAGGTCTCCGATGTCAGTGAAGCGCCAGGCTTCCTCTCCGAACAGGAGATCATCGACCGCTACCGCGTCGGAATCGACCGTCCACTCGGCGATTTCGGCTTCTACCTGAGTCTCGCCTTCTTCAAGATGGCGGGCATCTTCGAAGGTATCCACTACCGCTATGTCAACGGACAGACCGTCGGTGACGGATTCTCGTTCGCCGGCGACGCGGTGCACTTCCTGCTGGATGCCGGCCTCAACGCACTCAAGGAGCACTGA
- a CDS encoding VOC family protein, whose translation MTVAYGPICQIAWVTEDIEATEQLLSKQFGVGGWVRMPNIEFGPQTCRLHGEPADFTAHISLSYSGDMQLELIQPVRGDSIYTEFLARSGPGLHHVCFEPGDFDAAVASAQEQGLPIVQEGEMSGGLMRFAYMDGASAGVPYIELGKFSPEIRAMFEHIKTAAKGA comes from the coding sequence ATGACCGTCGCGTATGGACCGATCTGCCAAATCGCCTGGGTCACTGAGGACATCGAGGCCACCGAACAGCTGCTGAGCAAGCAGTTCGGCGTCGGCGGATGGGTCCGGATGCCCAACATCGAGTTCGGGCCGCAGACCTGCCGCCTGCACGGCGAGCCCGCCGACTTCACGGCCCACATCTCCTTGTCCTATTCGGGCGACATGCAGTTGGAGCTGATCCAACCGGTGCGCGGCGACAGCATCTACACCGAATTCCTGGCTCGCAGCGGCCCGGGCCTGCACCACGTGTGTTTCGAGCCAGGCGATTTCGACGCCGCCGTGGCATCGGCGCAGGAGCAAGGTCTGCCGATCGTGCAGGAAGGTGAGATGTCCGGCGGGTTGATGCGTTTCGCGTATATGGACGGAGCCTCGGCCGGGGTGCCGTATATCGAACTCGGCAAGTTCAGCCCCGAGATTCGCGCGATGTTCGAGCACATCAAGACGGCCGCGAAGGGCGCCTGA
- a CDS encoding TetR family transcriptional regulator — protein sequence MNRPGARTELLLAGERLIAEFGPEVSLRDVAVAAGQRNNSAVHYHFGSRDGLIKAIIGHRQAPLEQARLALLAEHESAGEPDDSITALVTILVEPLFDTPYSDGSSHYARFLERVRSHPVMAELTLTSEQWPATRILTTRLLRALDHLPEALRRQRMAAMASVMYTLLADHERQVDERRDAVRGALSEAEARDNIVAMVVGLLTAPMPALIDPR from the coding sequence GTGAATCGGCCTGGTGCGCGCACGGAGCTGCTTCTCGCCGGTGAACGCCTGATCGCGGAATTCGGCCCGGAAGTGTCGCTACGCGACGTTGCGGTGGCTGCAGGGCAGCGGAACAATTCGGCTGTCCACTATCACTTCGGATCGCGAGATGGCTTGATCAAGGCCATCATTGGTCATCGCCAGGCTCCACTGGAGCAGGCCCGGCTGGCGTTGCTGGCCGAGCACGAAAGCGCCGGGGAGCCTGACGACAGCATCACCGCTCTGGTCACCATCCTGGTTGAGCCGCTGTTCGACACTCCGTATTCCGATGGGTCGAGCCACTACGCGCGCTTTCTTGAACGCGTCCGCAGTCACCCCGTCATGGCCGAGCTCACGCTCACGTCGGAGCAGTGGCCGGCCACCCGAATCCTCACCACCCGGTTGCTGCGGGCCCTCGATCACCTACCGGAAGCGCTTCGGCGCCAACGCATGGCGGCGATGGCCTCGGTCATGTACACCCTGCTCGCCGACCATGAACGCCAAGTGGATGAGCGTCGCGACGCGGTCCGCGGTGCCCTGAGTGAGGCCGAGGCGAGGGACAACATCGTCGCGATGGTCGTCGGTCTGCTCACCGCGCCGATGCCCGCACTGATTGACCCGCGGTGA
- a CDS encoding Rieske 2Fe-2S domain-containing protein, whose translation MSVADQELTEIRQIEAGENPTRFARGWHCLGLIRDFNDGAPHQIDAFGTSLVVFADSQGRLNVLDAYCRHMGGNLAYGTVKGDSIACPFHDWRWDGDGKCTLVPYAKRTPRLARTRSWLTLERNGQLFVWNDPQGNTPPPEVDIPEIEGYGTDAWTDWTWNIQVIEGSHCREIIDNNVDMAHFFYVHYAFPRNFKNIFEGHIATQVMDSTPRDDMVVSTFHDPTSILYSEASYFGPSYMIDRLRSVANGMTVETILINSHYPVSPNSFVLQYGAIVKKLPTMSDEENAELARTFIEGVQTGFEQDVEIWKHKARIDNPLLTEEDGPVYQQRRWYEQFYVDVEDVTPDMTDRFEFEIDTTHSIESWEAEVAENLAAHAAG comes from the coding sequence ATGTCGGTCGCAGATCAGGAGCTGACGGAGATCCGGCAGATCGAGGCGGGGGAGAACCCGACCAGGTTCGCTCGCGGCTGGCACTGCCTCGGCCTGATCCGGGACTTCAACGACGGTGCGCCCCATCAGATCGACGCGTTCGGCACGTCATTGGTGGTCTTCGCGGACAGCCAGGGCCGGCTGAACGTGCTCGACGCCTACTGCCGGCACATGGGTGGCAACCTGGCGTACGGCACCGTCAAAGGGGACTCGATCGCGTGCCCGTTCCACGACTGGCGCTGGGACGGCGACGGCAAGTGCACGTTGGTGCCCTACGCCAAGCGGACGCCGCGGTTGGCGCGGACCCGCTCCTGGCTGACACTCGAACGCAACGGACAGCTGTTCGTCTGGAACGACCCGCAGGGCAACACCCCGCCGCCGGAAGTCGACATCCCCGAGATCGAGGGGTACGGCACGGACGCCTGGACCGACTGGACCTGGAACATTCAGGTGATCGAAGGTTCGCACTGCCGCGAGATCATCGACAACAACGTCGACATGGCGCATTTCTTCTACGTGCACTACGCATTTCCCCGGAACTTCAAGAACATCTTCGAAGGTCATATCGCCACCCAGGTGATGGATTCGACGCCCCGCGACGACATGGTCGTCAGTACGTTCCATGACCCGACGTCCATACTGTATTCGGAGGCTTCGTATTTCGGGCCGTCGTACATGATCGACCGGCTGCGCAGCGTGGCCAACGGCATGACCGTTGAGACCATCCTGATCAACTCGCATTATCCGGTCAGCCCGAACTCGTTCGTGTTGCAGTACGGGGCCATCGTGAAGAAGCTCCCGACGATGAGCGACGAGGAAAATGCCGAACTGGCAAGGACTTTCATCGAGGGTGTGCAGACCGGCTTCGAGCAGGACGTCGAGATCTGGAAGCACAAGGCCCGCATCGACAACCCACTGCTCACCGAGGAAGACGGCCCGGTGTATCAGCAGCGCCGCTGGTACGAGCAGTTCTATGTCGACGTCGAAGATGTGACGCCGGATATGACGGACCGCTTCGAGTTCGAGATCGACACCACGCATTCCATCGAGAGCTGGGAGGCCGAGGTGGCGGAGAACCTGGCTGCGCACGCCGCCGGTTGA
- a CDS encoding FAD-dependent oxidoreductase, whose product MLAQGFDVVIVGARCAGSPLAAMLARQGVNVAVVERATFPRDTLSTHIFETDGLAFLDRLGVTDQLRATGAPFMKRSNSRADSFQFNAPWPLRSGDIGGGASVRRTVLDPILAGAAEEAGAEVRMATEVTGMIWEGSRVTGVRVKTHGREEELRARLVVGADGRNSTVGNLVAARKYNVVPGQRFAYWAFFSGAHMPAEPSNVFHRWDDKFVIAAPCDEGLYQVIVVPEFSQLQRYRADLDGSFMADALTCEPVAEALAGAQRVSKYFGMLHWTGFFRDPSGPGWALVGDAGHFKDPSAGRGISDAFSQVDALAPAVVEGLGGSPEAQDAALARWGRWRDHEFSDHYWFANDLGKSGAVPTVFAQMVADLHARGEIGRFLDLFNHRERPSQVLSASRLFGSAGRLLRHQHQGRRALLNEVRTLVGENARHQFLNHRHAYITAAEAMKPAGATEVDESSVA is encoded by the coding sequence ATGTTGGCCCAGGGATTTGACGTCGTCATCGTCGGCGCTCGGTGTGCCGGCTCGCCGTTGGCCGCGATGCTGGCGCGGCAGGGCGTGAACGTTGCGGTAGTCGAACGTGCGACGTTTCCGCGGGACACCCTGTCGACCCACATCTTCGAGACGGACGGCTTGGCGTTCCTCGATCGGCTCGGTGTGACGGACCAGCTCCGCGCCACCGGTGCACCATTCATGAAGCGGTCCAACTCTCGCGCTGACTCTTTCCAGTTCAACGCGCCGTGGCCGCTCCGCAGCGGCGACATCGGCGGCGGCGCATCGGTCCGGCGCACGGTGCTCGACCCGATACTGGCCGGCGCCGCCGAGGAGGCCGGCGCCGAGGTCCGGATGGCGACTGAGGTAACCGGAATGATCTGGGAAGGCAGCCGGGTCACCGGGGTACGGGTCAAAACGCACGGCCGGGAGGAGGAACTGCGGGCGCGGCTGGTCGTCGGCGCCGACGGGCGTAACTCCACTGTCGGAAATCTCGTGGCAGCGCGCAAATACAACGTGGTCCCCGGCCAGCGGTTTGCCTACTGGGCGTTTTTCAGTGGCGCGCACATGCCGGCCGAGCCGTCCAACGTTTTTCACCGGTGGGACGACAAGTTCGTGATTGCCGCGCCGTGCGACGAGGGCCTGTACCAAGTGATCGTCGTCCCCGAATTTTCTCAGCTCCAGCGATACCGCGCCGACCTTGATGGCAGTTTCATGGCCGACGCACTGACCTGCGAGCCGGTGGCGGAGGCGCTGGCGGGCGCGCAGCGGGTGAGCAAGTACTTCGGGATGTTGCACTGGACCGGCTTCTTCCGAGATCCGTCGGGGCCAGGCTGGGCGCTCGTCGGCGATGCCGGCCACTTCAAGGACCCGTCGGCAGGGCGGGGGATCAGCGACGCGTTCTCTCAAGTCGATGCGCTGGCACCGGCGGTGGTCGAGGGCCTGGGTGGCTCGCCGGAAGCGCAGGATGCGGCGCTGGCGCGCTGGGGCCGGTGGCGCGATCACGAGTTTTCCGATCATTACTGGTTCGCCAACGATCTCGGCAAGTCCGGTGCGGTTCCGACGGTGTTCGCGCAGATGGTCGCGGACCTGCACGCCAGGGGGGAAATCGGGCGGTTCCTCGATCTGTTCAACCACCGCGAAAGGCCGTCGCAGGTGTTGAGTGCGTCGCGCTTGTTCGGCTCGGCAGGCCGGCTCCTGCGGCATCAACATCAGGGCAGGCGTGCCCTGCTGAACGAGGTACGCACGCTGGTCGGCGAGAATGCGCGTCACCAGTTCCTCAACCACCGCCACGCGTACATCACGGCGGCAGAAGCGATGAAACCTGCTGGGGCAACTGAAGTCGATGAGAGCAGCGTGGCCTGA